The Miscanthus floridulus cultivar M001 chromosome 17, ASM1932011v1, whole genome shotgun sequence genome has a window encoding:
- the LOC136515582 gene encoding rac-like GTP-binding protein 1, with translation MRARRSAPDVLVTVNKNTEEQRRDEEQPHLFSEILQWMPELRRFSPSVPVVLVGTKLDLREDRSYLADHSAASIISTEQGEELRKQIGAVAYIECSSKTQRNIKAVFDAAIKVVLQPPRRREVTRALFSCKNFGEMDTVAFSLLFGK, from the exons ATGCGGGCGCGGCGGAGCGCGCCGGACGTCCTAGTTACTGTCAACAAGAACACCGAGGAGCAGAGGAGAGACGAGGAGCAGCCACATCTTTTTAGTGAAATTT TACAGTGGATGCCAGAGCTTCGCCGATTTTCACCTAGTGTTCCGGTAGTTCTTGTTGGAACCAAACTAG ATCTCCGTGAAGACAGATCTTACCTTGCTGACCATTCTGCTGCTTCCATCATCTCTACCGAACAG GGAGAAGAGCTCAGAAAGCAGATAGGTGCTGTGGCGTACATAGAATGCAGCTCAAAGACACAGAGG AACATAAAGGCTGTGTTCGACGCTGCAATTAAAGTAGTGCTGCAACCACCAAGGAGAAGAGAAGTcaccagggccttgtttagttgcaaAAATTTTGGCGAAatggatactgtagcattttcgttgttatttggtaaatag